In Colwellia sp. PAMC 20917, a single genomic region encodes these proteins:
- a CDS encoding MBL fold metallo-hydrolase: MKVSFYGTRGSCPSPGKDTVKYGGNTACTLVESNDGRKLILDAGTGIRKLGDELIKQNDDIYLLVTHNHYDHIQGFPFFKPIYQQKRKIYIYPAITEPNEPQAIIEQMRGSYSPIASNMISADIQFQIHDWSQQPLMINGFSVIRQPMNHPNGGMSYLISCDNKTVAYVTDNELNAPNFVVSKAQCKNFVANVDLLIHDGQYTESDMPLKLGWGHSLISECLDLAIQGKVKNLAIYSHDPERTDSELDQLQEEINDISQAVNAFLSIEGQTIYL, translated from the coding sequence ATGAAAGTAAGCTTTTATGGTACTAGAGGTTCCTGCCCTTCTCCGGGTAAAGACACTGTGAAATACGGTGGGAATACCGCATGTACCTTAGTTGAGTCAAATGATGGTCGAAAACTGATTTTAGACGCAGGCACAGGAATTCGTAAATTAGGTGATGAATTAATCAAACAAAATGATGATATCTATTTGTTGGTTACACATAATCATTATGACCATATCCAAGGGTTTCCTTTTTTTAAACCGATCTATCAACAGAAAAGAAAGATTTACATTTATCCAGCAATTACTGAACCCAATGAACCCCAAGCCATCATTGAACAAATGCGTGGCAGTTATTCACCCATTGCCTCAAATATGATTAGTGCTGATATACAATTTCAAATCCACGATTGGTCTCAGCAACCATTAATGATTAACGGATTTAGTGTTATCAGACAACCGATGAATCATCCAAATGGTGGAATGTCATATTTAATTTCTTGTGATAACAAAACCGTTGCCTATGTTACTGATAATGAATTAAATGCCCCAAATTTTGTGGTAAGTAAAGCGCAGTGCAAAAATTTTGTTGCCAATGTAGATTTACTCATACACGATGGACAATACACAGAGTCAGACATGCCACTAAAATTAGGATGGGGTCACTCATTGATTTCAGAATGTCTGGATTTGGCGATTCAAGGCAAGGTAAAAAATTTAGCAATATATAGTCATGATCCAGAAAGAACAGATAGTGAACTTGATCAATTACAAGAAGAAATCAACGATATAAGTCAGGCGGTAAATGCCTTTTTAAGTATCGAAGGTCAAACAATATATCTATAA
- a CDS encoding CHASE2 domain-containing protein, giving the protein MFNYIKNKKNAILSGLLISSFVIFLQFSSQPDVKQLLARFDGIFYDLRLRATLEDRALTDQAIFIIDIDEKSLAAEGRWPWSRSKLAELVNKLAEASVAVVAFDVLFSEPERNPADTVADYLRTIDMEIPPYIEAVKVALDADTVFSESVTATDVVLGLLFQDENKVTKGELPLSVINSGTNLDITKLIRVSYSNYESNIDILQSQTPGSGFINSTPDQDGFIRRAALIAEYKGKFYPSLALEAARLLTFTEKIDMEIVNIGNGVKQIAGVKWGNELIPTDAAGRVLIPYRGKRKSFPYISATDVLHDNISLNKLEGAVVFVGTSAVGLADLRATPVELSFPGVEVHANVLEGLLHPEILPRQPDWWEAALAIILSILALFCVFLFPAIGPLSLTITASSVMILTTIFNFWLWQHHHISLMLTTSLLLVFLVGFYNLGLGFFKENNQKKMIKGIFDQYVPPAHIDKMLADPDSVNLDGERKEMTVLFSDIRSFTSISESLSASELKNLLNTYFNPITKSIFDHKGTIDKYVGDMVMAFWGAPLNDPDHAKNALAAALDMQVITAKLREEFKKIGLPEIHVGIGLNTGDMSVGDMGSEYRRAYTVLGDAVNLGSRLESLTKFYGVECLVSKNTKDQCPEYVFRFIDSVKVKGKSEPVTIYEPLNEAQLLATTFKEENDAYSRAYQYYLSQDWPLAKQAFIELLNTYSDRNIYQIYLARIITLELLPIADDWDGVFTHTDK; this is encoded by the coding sequence GTGTTTAACTATATAAAAAATAAAAAAAATGCCATTCTTTCTGGTTTACTTATTAGCTCTTTTGTTATTTTTTTACAGTTTTCATCTCAACCTGACGTAAAGCAACTATTAGCCCGGTTTGATGGTATATTTTATGATCTTAGATTGAGAGCAACACTAGAAGATCGTGCTTTAACAGATCAAGCTATTTTTATTATCGATATTGATGAAAAGAGTTTAGCAGCCGAAGGACGTTGGCCATGGTCGCGAAGTAAATTAGCTGAGTTAGTCAATAAATTAGCTGAAGCAAGTGTTGCTGTTGTTGCATTTGATGTATTATTTTCAGAGCCAGAAAGAAATCCAGCAGACACTGTAGCCGACTATTTGCGAACGATTGACATGGAGATTCCTCCTTACATCGAGGCAGTAAAAGTAGCCTTAGATGCTGATACTGTATTTTCAGAAAGTGTTACCGCTACTGATGTGGTGTTAGGCCTTTTATTTCAAGATGAGAATAAAGTGACTAAGGGAGAGCTACCACTTAGCGTCATCAATAGTGGAACTAACCTAGATATAACTAAATTGATCCGCGTGTCATACTCAAATTACGAGAGTAACATTGATATTTTGCAATCACAAACACCTGGTAGTGGTTTCATTAATTCAACACCAGATCAAGACGGCTTTATTAGAAGAGCTGCATTAATTGCTGAATATAAAGGAAAATTTTACCCTTCATTAGCACTTGAGGCTGCAAGATTACTCACTTTTACTGAAAAAATTGATATGGAAATTGTTAATATTGGTAATGGTGTTAAGCAAATAGCGGGGGTTAAATGGGGTAATGAATTGATCCCAACAGATGCTGCTGGCAGAGTATTAATACCTTATAGAGGTAAACGTAAAAGCTTTCCGTATATATCAGCAACCGATGTTTTGCATGATAACATCAGCTTAAATAAGCTAGAAGGAGCAGTTGTTTTTGTTGGTACTAGTGCTGTTGGGCTAGCTGATTTACGAGCAACGCCAGTGGAGTTGAGTTTCCCCGGTGTTGAAGTACATGCCAATGTGTTAGAAGGATTATTACATCCAGAAATACTGCCTAGGCAACCTGATTGGTGGGAAGCCGCTTTAGCCATTATTCTTTCTATTCTTGCCTTGTTTTGTGTGTTTTTATTTCCTGCAATAGGTCCATTATCATTAACTATAACAGCCTCATCGGTAATGATACTTACTACGATCTTTAATTTTTGGCTGTGGCAACATCATCATATTAGCCTGATGCTAACAACAAGCTTATTACTTGTTTTTCTTGTGGGTTTTTACAATTTAGGTTTAGGTTTTTTTAAAGAAAATAATCAAAAGAAAATGATAAAAGGTATTTTTGACCAATACGTGCCACCGGCCCATATAGATAAAATGTTAGCGGATCCAGATTCGGTTAATCTTGACGGCGAGCGAAAAGAAATGACAGTACTATTTTCTGATATTCGCAGTTTTACTAGCATATCAGAATCGTTAAGTGCATCAGAGCTTAAAAACCTATTGAACACCTATTTCAACCCTATCACTAAAAGTATATTTGATCACAAAGGGACAATTGATAAATATGTTGGTGATATGGTAATGGCCTTTTGGGGCGCGCCGCTTAATGATCCCGACCACGCTAAAAATGCTTTAGCTGCTGCATTAGATATGCAAGTGATCACCGCAAAATTAAGAGAAGAATTTAAAAAAATAGGTCTTCCAGAAATTCATGTAGGTATTGGGTTAAATACCGGGGATATGAGCGTGGGGGATATGGGGTCAGAATATCGTAGGGCTTATACTGTTCTTGGTGATGCAGTTAATCTTGGGTCAAGATTAGAAAGTTTAACAAAATTCTATGGCGTAGAGTGTTTAGTGAGTAAGAACACTAAAGATCAATGTCCGGAATATGTATTTAGATTTATTGATAGTGTTAAAGTCAAAGGAAAAAGTGAGCCTGTCACCATATACGAACCACTAAATGAAGCGCAACTACTAGCAACAACATTTAAAGAAGAAAATGATGCATATAGTCGGGCTTATCAATATTATTTATCTCAAGACTGGCCATTAGCAAAACAAGCCTTTATCGAATTATTAAATACGTATAGTGACCGTAATATTTATCAAATATATTTGGCAAGAATTATCACGTTAGAGTTGCTGCCTATTGCAGATGATTGGGACGGCGTATTCACTCATACGGATAAATAA
- a CDS encoding mechanosensitive ion channel family protein: protein MTLTTMLTASIISVVFFITAALLRAFSPGNNSHIKRVAYFCLIYLLTVVIIQFSYFYSWLETSLIVANISFLTGWITIVELFSIILFKLALPKLGQNPPSIISDLFLGLSIIILIGITLRNFGVDTTSIVATSAVVTGILAIGLQATLGNIIGGIALQIDRSIRLGDWIQLENGNQGRVQEIRWRHTVIETRNWDTIIVPNSSLLSANIIILGKRAGEPRQHRMWVYFNVDFRTSPSHVIETVEKALQAPPEILNVAKTPAANCICLDFSSDNRDSYAHYAVRYWLTDIKDDDPTSSLIRRRLYAALQRANIPLAIPASQLFIDNDNTERREHKNQQDIEKRINALKEISFLDVLTQQEFTHLAKALQPVLYSQGENIMIQNDQANWLYILTEGNAEVWINSAEQKSKVADISAPTFIGEMGLMTGAPRSATIVATSDVYCYRLHRNDFQEIIQQRPSMIEQISDVLARREVETQTIRDQLDKEAKNQRIEEISVHLLTKISTFFGLD, encoded by the coding sequence ATGACGTTAACTACGATGCTTACCGCGAGTATTATTTCTGTAGTTTTTTTTATTACAGCTGCTTTATTAAGAGCGTTTTCGCCAGGGAATAATAGCCATATAAAACGAGTGGCTTATTTTTGTTTAATATATTTATTAACTGTCGTTATTATACAATTTTCATACTTTTATTCATGGCTAGAGACTTCCTTAATTGTTGCAAATATTTCATTTTTAACGGGGTGGATTACCATCGTTGAATTGTTTTCAATTATTTTATTCAAATTAGCGTTACCAAAACTAGGACAAAATCCGCCGTCAATTATTAGTGATTTATTCTTAGGGTTATCTATCATTATTTTAATTGGTATTACGTTACGAAATTTTGGTGTTGATACGACTAGCATAGTCGCTACCTCAGCCGTGGTAACAGGTATTTTAGCTATTGGATTACAAGCGACATTAGGCAATATTATTGGTGGGATAGCGCTACAGATTGATCGTTCTATTAGGCTTGGAGATTGGATACAGCTTGAAAATGGAAATCAGGGTAGGGTTCAAGAGATTAGATGGCGACATACCGTTATTGAAACACGAAATTGGGATACTATTATTGTTCCCAACTCATCATTATTATCGGCCAATATTATTATTTTAGGTAAACGGGCAGGTGAACCACGCCAGCATAGAATGTGGGTATATTTTAATGTCGACTTTCGTACCAGTCCATCCCATGTTATTGAAACTGTTGAAAAAGCCTTGCAAGCACCTCCTGAAATATTAAATGTAGCTAAAACCCCTGCCGCTAATTGTATATGTCTTGATTTTTCGAGCGATAATAGAGACAGTTATGCACATTATGCGGTGCGTTATTGGCTGACAGACATTAAAGATGACGATCCAACAAGTTCATTAATAAGACGGCGTTTATATGCTGCATTGCAACGTGCAAATATTCCATTAGCGATACCCGCATCACAACTATTTATTGATAATGACAATACTGAGCGTAGGGAACATAAAAATCAGCAAGATATTGAAAAAAGAATAAATGCATTAAAAGAGATTAGTTTCTTAGATGTATTAACACAACAAGAATTCACTCATCTTGCAAAAGCACTTCAACCGGTACTTTATTCTCAGGGTGAAAATATCATGATCCAAAATGACCAAGCTAACTGGCTCTATATTTTAACCGAAGGCAATGCTGAGGTTTGGATCAACTCTGCTGAACAAAAAAGCAAAGTTGCAGATATCAGCGCACCTACCTTTATTGGTGAAATGGGATTAATGACAGGAGCTCCAAGAAGCGCGACTATTGTGGCAACTAGTGATGTGTATTGCTATCGCTTACACCGTAATGATTTCCAAGAAATCATTCAGCAACGACCAAGTATGATTGAACAAATATCAGATGTTTTAGCCAGACGAGAAGTTGAAACTCAAACCATTAGAGATCAATTAGATAAAGAAGCAAAAAATCAAAGAATTGAAGAAATATCTGTTCACTTACTGACTAAAATAAGTACGTTTTTTGGTTTAGATTAA
- the nadA gene encoding quinolinate synthase NadA: MSQSNLAVEFDFQFPAKPAPLSDNERSQYKDRIKTLLKEKNAVLIAHYYTDPEIQALAEETGGCVADSLEMARFGNNHPATTLIIAGVRFMGETAKVLTPEKTVVMPTLEATCSLDLGCPIEEFSAFCDQHPDRTVVVYANTSTAVKARADWIVTSSCALEIIEHLDEQGEKILWGPDRHLGAYIQKQTGAEMLMWQGACIVHDEFKSKALKDMKALHPDAAILVHPESPADVIELADAVGSTSQLIKAAQVMPNKKFIVATDRGIFYKMQQLCPDKEFFEAPTAGEGATCKSCAHCPWMAMNGLKEIEEALLNPLGREVFVDMKLRDGALKSLDRMLTFNNALASK; encoded by the coding sequence ATGTCGCAAAGTAATTTAGCCGTAGAATTTGATTTTCAATTTCCAGCGAAACCAGCTCCACTTTCAGATAATGAACGTAGTCAGTATAAAGATCGTATTAAAACTTTATTGAAAGAGAAAAATGCGGTACTTATTGCTCATTATTATACCGATCCCGAAATTCAGGCTTTAGCTGAGGAAACGGGTGGCTGTGTCGCCGACTCTTTAGAAATGGCGCGCTTTGGCAACAATCATCCAGCAACAACGCTAATTATTGCTGGTGTTCGTTTTATGGGTGAAACTGCGAAAGTACTGACGCCTGAAAAGACCGTGGTTATGCCAACACTCGAAGCAACCTGTTCATTAGACTTAGGCTGCCCTATCGAAGAGTTCTCTGCTTTTTGTGATCAGCACCCTGACCGAACTGTTGTTGTGTATGCGAATACTTCAACTGCGGTAAAAGCTCGAGCGGATTGGATCGTTACCTCTTCTTGTGCATTAGAAATTATTGAACATCTTGATGAGCAAGGTGAAAAAATTCTTTGGGGACCTGACCGTCATTTAGGCGCATACATTCAAAAGCAAACGGGTGCCGAAATGTTAATGTGGCAGGGTGCCTGTATCGTTCATGATGAATTTAAAAGCAAAGCGCTAAAGGATATGAAGGCTTTGCATCCAGATGCTGCCATTTTGGTGCACCCAGAGTCTCCTGCAGATGTTATTGAGCTTGCTGATGCTGTTGGTTCAACTAGTCAGCTAATTAAAGCTGCTCAAGTTATGCCCAATAAAAAGTTTATCGTCGCAACAGACCGTGGTATTTTTTATAAAATGCAGCAGTTATGTCCAGATAAAGAATTCTTTGAGGCCCCAACCGCGGGGGAAGGCGCAACCTGTAAAAGTTGTGCCCATTGTCCATGGATGGCAATGAACGGTTTAAAAGAGATAGAAGAAGCATTGCTTAATCCATTAGGCAGAGAAGTGTTTGTAGACATGAAACTTCGCGACGGGGCATTGAAGTCATTGGATCGCATGTTAACGTTCAACAACGCTTTAGCCAGTAAATAA
- a CDS encoding sigma-70 family RNA polymerase sigma factor yields MEHEQHLALLGASAQGDKQAFSKLYQATSKQLYAVCLKMLSSKELAEEALQEAYVRIWHNASEYRTGKGTVLTWMISIVRYRALDILRYHKIRKEDELVDNESFDLDTSEKISESEQLLLDQCLQQLDLQQRQAIYLAYFNGCSHQEVVKHLNNPLGTIKSWIRRGLMSLQSCLTP; encoded by the coding sequence ATGGAACATGAACAGCATTTAGCGTTACTTGGTGCGTCAGCCCAAGGCGATAAACAAGCGTTTTCGAAACTTTATCAAGCGACCAGTAAACAGCTCTATGCAGTCTGCCTGAAAATGTTATCCAGCAAAGAGTTAGCCGAAGAAGCTCTGCAAGAGGCTTATGTCCGCATTTGGCATAACGCGTCTGAATATAGAACGGGTAAAGGCACAGTGTTGACTTGGATGATCAGTATAGTGCGTTATCGCGCACTAGACATTTTACGTTATCATAAAATTAGAAAAGAGGATGAACTTGTGGATAATGAAAGTTTTGATCTCGATACCAGTGAGAAAATAAGTGAATCAGAACAACTATTACTCGACCAATGTTTACAGCAGTTAGATCTTCAACAGCGACAAGCAATTTATTTAGCTTACTTCAATGGCTGTTCTCATCAAGAGGTGGTTAAACACCTAAATAACCCTTTGGGTACAATTAAAAGCTGGATAAGACGTGGTCTTATGAGCTTACAGAGTTGCTTAACACCATGA
- a CDS encoding anti-sigma factor translates to MNYQSEKIKNALAAEYVLGTLRGPARQRFQKLMMQFPLISDATQTWEQHLNGLGQKIPPVTPDIAVWQRIEDQLGFVAQPIKSNVVAITKSKPRVWQGIAGLASAAAIVLAVLLFSFQPPLQPEVQQLALMSNEQADLLWALEIGEDTISVQATKKLIAKSDADYQLWIVAADGRPPISLGLLPKSGKLVLSKPQLFDQIEIAALAVSLEPLGGSPNGSPTTVLYTSELVIL, encoded by the coding sequence ATGAATTATCAATCTGAAAAAATCAAAAACGCCCTTGCAGCAGAATATGTGCTTGGTACTTTACGTGGCCCAGCTCGCCAGCGCTTTCAAAAATTGATGATGCAATTTCCACTGATCAGTGATGCAACCCAAACATGGGAGCAACACCTCAACGGCTTAGGGCAAAAAATTCCACCGGTTACCCCAGACATAGCTGTTTGGCAGCGTATCGAAGATCAATTAGGATTCGTAGCTCAGCCTATAAAAAGTAATGTTGTGGCAATAACCAAGTCTAAGCCTCGAGTTTGGCAAGGTATTGCGGGTTTAGCTTCGGCGGCGGCGATAGTTCTTGCTGTGTTGTTATTTAGCTTTCAACCCCCACTTCAGCCTGAGGTTCAACAACTTGCTTTAATGAGTAATGAACAAGCTGACTTATTATGGGCGCTAGAAATTGGCGAAGACACTATTAGCGTACAAGCGACCAAAAAGTTAATCGCTAAGTCAGATGCTGATTATCAGTTATGGATAGTGGCAGCAGACGGTCGGCCTCCGATTTCTTTAGGCTTGCTACCTAAAAGTGGTAAGTTAGTTTTAAGTAAACCTCAATTATTTGATCAGATTGAGATTGCGGCTTTAGCAGTTAGCTTAGAGCCATTAGGTGGTTCACCGAATGGCTCACCAACCACTGTCTTATATACTTCAGAACTGGTTATTCTTTAG
- a CDS encoding DUF4331 domain-containing protein codes for MSATLSQAVSASSHREAPNVTRMPTVDSTDFYAFNSYEEGRGNYVTLIANYIPLQDAYGGPNYFAMDPAATYAIHIDNDGDAVEDITFTFNFNQMLGNNNAGVALMVGAEGEQKSVGVPLKNVGGISMADKSAANFSESYMVNMISGPMRTGTSAAVTNSTSGGASFAKPLDYIGNKTFTNAEQYSAYANSHIYSAAIPGCEASAKVFVGQRKDAFAVNLGKVFDLVNFVPVEGDSAPGAGDGDGFPGGITQSASNDDLADKNVTSIAIEVPTACLIGTGNGVIGSWTTASLPQARILNPNASFDNTEVNGGALTQVSRLGSPLVNELVIGLADKDKFSSSHPSADGQFADYVTHPTLPELLNILFKDAVNTTLGANIETLAPTNFPRVDLVTAFLTGFPGVNQLSTVTAAEMLRLNTGIAAVAADMQSSFGVAGDDLAGFPNGRRPGDDVVDIALRVVMGRLCYPIPVNGTDTDLGLCAPEDASVGNVPFTDGAPSNASMMDTSFPYLAMPLPGSK; via the coding sequence ATGAGTGCAACTTTGTCTCAAGCTGTATCTGCATCGAGCCATCGTGAAGCGCCTAATGTCACACGTATGCCAACAGTTGACTCAACAGACTTTTATGCATTCAACAGTTATGAAGAAGGCCGTGGCAATTACGTCACCCTCATCGCAAATTACATTCCTTTACAGGATGCTTATGGTGGACCTAACTATTTCGCTATGGACCCTGCTGCAACTTATGCGATTCATATCGATAACGATGGTGACGCTGTTGAAGATATAACTTTTACTTTTAATTTTAACCAGATGTTAGGCAACAATAATGCAGGTGTTGCTTTGATGGTTGGCGCTGAAGGTGAACAGAAATCTGTTGGTGTACCACTTAAAAATGTTGGTGGCATCAGTATGGCAGATAAAAGTGCGGCTAATTTCTCTGAAAGCTACATGGTTAATATGATTTCTGGTCCAATGCGAACAGGTACTAGTGCTGCTGTTACTAATAGTACTTCGGGTGGAGCAAGTTTTGCTAAGCCACTCGATTACATCGGTAACAAAACATTTACCAACGCTGAGCAGTATTCAGCTTATGCTAACAGCCATATATACTCAGCCGCTATACCTGGCTGTGAAGCATCAGCAAAAGTATTTGTTGGTCAGCGTAAAGACGCATTTGCCGTTAATTTAGGTAAAGTTTTTGATTTAGTGAACTTTGTTCCTGTTGAAGGTGACAGTGCTCCTGGAGCAGGCGATGGTGATGGCTTCCCCGGTGGTATTACACAATCAGCAAGTAATGATGATTTAGCTGACAAAAATGTTACGAGTATCGCTATTGAAGTACCAACAGCTTGTTTAATAGGCACAGGTAATGGCGTTATCGGTAGTTGGACTACGGCAAGTTTACCTCAGGCTAGAATTTTGAATCCTAATGCTAGCTTTGATAACACTGAAGTAAATGGTGGTGCATTGACGCAAGTTTCTCGTCTTGGCTCTCCTTTAGTGAATGAATTGGTTATTGGCTTGGCGGATAAAGATAAGTTCTCAAGCTCTCATCCAAGTGCAGATGGTCAGTTTGCTGATTATGTGACTCACCCAACGCTACCTGAACTACTGAATATATTGTTTAAAGATGCGGTTAATACCACTTTAGGTGCAAATATTGAAACGTTGGCACCCACTAACTTCCCTAGAGTTGATTTAGTTACTGCATTTTTAACGGGTTTCCCAGGTGTTAATCAGTTATCAACAGTGACCGCAGCTGAAATGTTACGCTTAAATACTGGTATTGCAGCAGTGGCAGCCGATATGCAGTCATCGTTTGGTGTTGCTGGTGACGATTTAGCTGGCTTTCCAAATGGTCGCCGACCAGGTGATGATGTGGTAGATATTGCCCTTCGTGTTGTTATGGGTCGTTTATGTTACCCAATTCCTGTTAATGGCACAGATACCGATTTGGGCTTATGTGCACCAGAAGATGCAAGTGTTGGTAATGTGCCCTTTACTGATGGTGCGCCAAGTAATGCCTCTATGATGGATACTAGCTTTCCATACTTAGCAATGCCGTTACCAGGTTCTAAATAA
- a CDS encoding Ig-like domain-containing protein, translated as MLVSGCNNDVDELPITKNASPTTISVDLITQTETPITDMLSANDENGDTLTFSLDQEPMLGMVTIDSNGSFTYQPNAEVTGSDSFTFTASDGINYPVSGTINITIEALEVSFASYSRAAFSQQSSDKPLAVNGRVFIQDVEEPAAYDDLLQQ; from the coding sequence ATGCTAGTTTCAGGCTGTAATAATGATGTCGATGAGCTACCGATTACGAAAAATGCATCACCGACTACGATATCGGTCGATTTGATCACTCAAACAGAAACGCCTATCACTGACATGTTAAGCGCGAATGATGAAAATGGTGACACGTTGACTTTTAGCTTAGATCAAGAGCCGATGCTTGGAATGGTCACCATTGATAGTAATGGTAGTTTCACTTATCAGCCTAATGCTGAAGTAACAGGAAGTGACAGCTTTACTTTTACTGCCTCTGATGGAATTAATTATCCTGTTAGCGGTACAATCAATATTACGATTGAAGCGCTGGAAGTGTCATTTGCCAGCTATAGTCGTGCAGCTTTTAGTCAGCAATCAAGCGATAAACCCTTGGCCGTAAATGGTCGTGTGTTTATTCAAGATGTTGAGGAACCAGCAGCATACGACGACTTACTTCAACAGTAG
- a CDS encoding tetratricopeptide repeat protein translates to MDNDMPILRFISPLLFLVFITTSSPVHSESYVPKSNQSIVASWTVPKPAQQPKIFIAQLLNDASKPGLASRYYGRAGALLKPLLVANPDDLELQFYSATVLQHYHQFNQAQQLLTQILQYQPDNVAAWLMKANIHMVQGDLDAAKSACLQVLGQGSLFVSSACVLEVSAEQGKVAQSYQQLRNIVKLAGDIPIAQQVWLNQILADLAHRQQLTQQAIDHLSGYPLNQAPVSYLALWADIYLAQQQGKIVLETLGPIVEASDSFDDALLLRLTLAEQITKATNGVWQQRLTQRIEIRLQRNDTAHAADIAQYYLDIVPNPIKALYWARINWQQAKLGSDERLLKRALAFKESPDKKPQI, encoded by the coding sequence ATGGATAATGATATGCCAATCCTTCGTTTTATTAGCCCCTTGTTATTCTTGGTTTTTATTACCACTTCATCGCCTGTACATTCAGAAAGTTATGTGCCCAAATCAAATCAAAGTATCGTTGCTAGCTGGACGGTGCCTAAACCTGCACAACAGCCAAAGATTTTTATCGCCCAACTGCTCAATGACGCAAGCAAGCCTGGCTTAGCAAGTCGTTACTATGGCCGTGCTGGCGCTTTACTGAAACCCTTGTTGGTCGCTAATCCTGATGATCTAGAGCTACAATTTTATTCAGCAACCGTCTTACAGCATTACCATCAATTTAATCAGGCCCAACAATTACTGACTCAGATACTTCAATATCAGCCAGACAACGTCGCTGCTTGGTTAATGAAAGCCAATATACACATGGTACAAGGTGATCTTGACGCTGCGAAAAGTGCCTGTTTACAGGTCTTGGGGCAGGGCAGTTTATTTGTCAGTAGCGCCTGCGTGCTAGAGGTTAGTGCTGAACAAGGCAAAGTTGCCCAAAGTTACCAACAATTAAGAAATATCGTTAAGCTTGCTGGTGATATACCTATCGCCCAACAGGTATGGCTTAATCAAATTTTAGCTGATCTTGCTCACCGTCAGCAGTTAACACAACAAGCCATAGACCATTTGTCAGGCTACCCATTGAATCAGGCCCCGGTTAGTTATTTAGCGCTGTGGGCGGATATTTATTTAGCACAACAACAAGGCAAAATTGTTTTAGAGACATTAGGACCTATCGTTGAAGCAAGTGATAGTTTTGATGATGCTTTGTTATTACGTTTGACCCTTGCAGAACAAATAACTAAGGCAACTAATGGCGTATGGCAGCAGCGACTAACCCAACGTATCGAAATACGTTTGCAACGAAATGATACCGCTCATGCTGCAGATATAGCTCAATATTATCTCGATATTGTTCCTAACCCTATTAAGGCGCTTTATTGGGCGAGAATTAATTGGCAACAAGCTAAGCTGGGCTCGGATGAACGCTTGCTCAAACGTGCTTTAGCATTTAAAGAATCACCTGATAAAAAGCCTCAGATTTAA